The Paenibacillus polymyxa M1 DNA segment AGTTGCACAGACAACCAGGATGTTGGCTTAGAAGCAGCCACCATTGAAAGAGTGCGTAATAGCTCACTGGTCGAGTGACTCTGCGCCGAAAATGTAACGGGGCTAAACACACCACCGAAGCTATGGCTTGATGCTTTGCATCAGGGGTAGGGGAGCGTTGAATGCGGGTTGAAGGTGTACCGGAAGGAGCGCTGGACTGCATTCAAGTGAGAATGCCGGTATGAGTAACGAAAAGATCTGTGAGAATCAGATCCGCCGAAAGCCTAAGGGTTCCTGAGGAAGGTTCGTCCGCTCAGGGTAAGTCGGGACCTAAGGCGAGGCCGATAGGCGTAGTCGAAGGACAACAGGTCGAAATTCCTGTACCACCGTAATCCGTGATGAGCGATGGGGTGACGCAGTAGGGTAGTGACGCGGACTGATGGATGTCCGTCTAAGCAGTGAGGCTGATGTGTAGGCAAATCCGCACATCGTTAAGGCTGGGCTGTGATGGGGAGCGAAAATTATAGTAGCGAAGGTCATGATCTCAGACTGCCAAGAAAAGCCTCTAGCCAGGAGAAGGTGCCCGTACCGCAAACCGACACAGGTAGGCGAGAAGAGAATTCTAAGGCGCGCGGAAGAACTCTCGTTAAGGAACTCGGCAAAATGACCCCGTAACTTCGGGAGAAGGGGTGCCTCGGTAGGGTGAATAGCCCGAGGGGGCCGCAGTGAAAAGGCCCAAGCGACTGTTTAGCAAAAACACAGGTCTGTGCGAAGCCGCAAGGCGAAGTATACGGGCTGACGCCTGCCCGGTGCTGGAAGGTTAAGGGGAGTGGTAAGCCTTCGGGCGAAGCTATGAACCGAAGCCCCAGTAAACGGCGGCCGTAACTATAACGGTCCTAAGGTAGCGAAATTCCTTGTCAGGTAAATTCTGACCCGCACGAATGGCGTAACGACTTGGGCGCTGTCTCAACGAGAGATCCGGTGAAATTTTAATACCTGTGAAGATGCAGGTTACCCGCGACAAGACGGAAAGACCCCATGGAGCTTTACTGCAGCTTGATATTGAATTTGGGTACGATCTGTACAGGATAGGTGGGAGCCGTAGAACCTTGAGCGCCAGCTTGAGGGGAGGCATCCTTGGGATACCACCCTGATCGTATCTAGGTTCTAACTTGGTACCGTGATCCGGTACGAGGACAGTGTCAGGTGGGCAGTTTGACTGGGGCGGTCGCCTCCTAAAGAGTAACGGAGGCGCCCCAAGGTTCCCTCAGAATGGTTGGAAATCATTCGAAGAGTGCAAAGGCAGAAGGGAGCTTGACTGCGAGACCTACAAGTCGAGCAGGGACGAAAGTCGGGCTTAGTGATCCGGTGGTACCGCATGGAAGGGCCATCGCTCAACGGATAAAAGCTACCCTGGGGATAACAGGCTTATCTCCCCCAAGAGTCCACATCGACGGGGAGGTTTGGCACCTCGATGTCGGCTCATCGCATCCTGGGGCTGAAGTAGGTCCCAAGGGTTGGGCTGTTCGCCCATTAAAGCGGTACGCGAGCTGGGTTCAGAACGTCGTGAGACAGTTCGGTCCCTATCTGTCGTGGGCGTAGGAAATTTGAGAGGAGCTGTCCTTAGTACGAGAGGACCGGGATGGACGTACCGCTGGTGTACCAGTTGTTCCGCCAGGAGCACCGCTGGGTAGCTATGTACGGAAGGGATAAGCGCTGAAAGCATCTAAGCGTGAAGCCCCCCTCAAGATGAGATTTCCCAATACGTAAGACCCCTTGAAGACGACGAGGTAGATAGGTTGGGGGTGGAAGTGCAGTAATGCATGGAGCTGACCAATACTAATCGGTCGAGGGCTTATCCTAAGATAAAGCGCAATAAGTTTCGGATCCAGTTTTCAGGGTGTAAGTTCAGTATATCGTCAGCTCAAGTAGCTGAAGTTACACGGACAAACACACAGCATTTGGCGATGCTGATTCCTGAAAAAGAATTTACACCGTAAATTCATGTTTGGTGGCGATAGCGGAGGGGTTCCACACGTACCCATCCCGAACACGACCGTTAAGCCCTCCAGCGCCGATGGTACTTGGACCGCAGGGTCTTGGGAGAGTAGGACGTTGCCAAGCAAATAATAGTATGACTCTGCATAGTCGTACTCAGGTCGTCGAGAAAGCTTCGACGGCTTTTTTTATTTTCCCATCATTCAACATAACGTCCTATAAGTATATAATGCGTATATGCAAATTTGTGATAGTTACGAAAAAAGGCTGTTCCATGACTTTTAAAGGTCAAGGAACAGCCTTTTATAACTTAATTTCGTAGACATTTCGGAGGGGAATTTTATCTTGAGCCGATCTGTCGATTACAGCGAAACAAAGCACTGTTCCCATTGGTCGGTAATGGATGCTTTGTCAAGCTGTTCTCCAATGAGTGTGACATATCCCTGGCTCACCGGAAGTGCGGTGGGTTGCCATTCCAAGTGACTTCCTGAGAATTGCAGAAGCATTGTGCCCTCATACGGGAGCACACAATAACCTTTCGCTCGAAGAAGCGAGGAACCTAGCCCGGTCAGGAAGTCTTCTAATCGTTGCTTATCTAATGGCCGAGGAGAATATTGATGCAGTGTTAAGCTCTCCAGACGGGAAAAGGAAGGGGGACGATTGCGATCATGACTGTGGTTATGAGGATGTGCAGAGATCACTTTGAATGCGGTATTTTTGAAGGTACTGCTAGGTCTTTCATTATCTTTGGTAGGAATTGGGATAGGCGATGCTTCTGCATCATTGGGCTGTACCTGTGCAGATGTATGCTGAAATACTTGTACAGGTTTCGGGTCAAGCATTACGGAGGTCAGGACAGGTTCCAGCAGTGGTCCGAGGTCAACGCGGCTGTATTCAGTAGTTTGTAGCTTAGCTGTATTGTTGAGCTTGCGGATGTTCTTGACGACCTTAGCCACTTCACGGCTACTTGCGACATCCGTTTTGTTCACCACAATGAAGTCGGCGGAGCGAAGCTGTCCATGCAGAGTCCGAACCAGCTCCTTGTCTGCAGTAAAGCGGCTGTTGTATTCATGGAACAGCACAGCATCCACCACACTAATGCTGTGAACCAGATACAGCCGATCTGCCAGCAGTGGAGAGCGAAGTTCCTCCAACACTTGCTCGGGGTTAGCTACTCCGGTGGTCTCCATGAAGATCACATCCGGCTTTTGGATGAGTAGGGTATGCAGTGCGCCAGCCAGCTCATTTCTTTTGCTGCAACAAATGCAGCCCTCTAGCAGTCCTTCCACTGTTACGTCAGGCATTTCCTCTGAAATAATAGCGCTGTCTACATCATATTCGCCCATTTCGTTCATTAAAACAGCAGCACGAAGGGGAATCTGGCGAGTATGGGCTAACAGCCGCAAAAGTAGCGTTGTTTTGCCGCTTCCAAGAAAACCACTGATTAATATAACAGGAACCTTGTTCATCATTTTTCCTCCTTGGTGGGTTTAGTTCGCTGCATTCAAGCGATCATAGGTTGCTACCGAGTCTGCCTGGGTATAGACATAAGGAGATTCTGGCTGTTTGACAGTCGTTATTTTATTGGATCGAATTTCAAGTACGGGTGTATTGCCCTTTTGCGTTGCATGCAGTGTTCCTTCAATAGTCACCCAGGTATCCTTGTCAAAGGATGGAGGGTTCTGGGATTGGACGATAATCCCGAATGGCATAGCATCAGCAGTACAGCACATAACGAGAAATCTTCCTACTGCAAATAGACCTTTACCCGGTAGGTTGTCGTCCTTATAGACAAAGCCAGTCATCTGTACTTTTTTTCCTTGAAAAGCGTGCTTATACAGTTCGATCGCTCCTATAGTTTCGGAGAAAATCTCCGGATGGATCTGTATAACGGGTTGCTGATACAGACGTTTTGCGAGCTCGGCGAACTCTACATTGTACTCATCCGGCGGAACGAACAGCTTATCCAGTGCTTCCTGACTCCATTTTCCCCTTAGTGGGAGCGAAGTTGGTGTGAAAGATGTAGTTGATACAAGGGAGGAGGTGGGTGTGTTCGTGTTTTGTATGTCTGTTTTTCGTCGGATATCCGGGTTGGGATAGGTGAAGGACATGCCTTTTTGGGCTGCCATATCACTGCCAAGCGCCTGATTGGGCAGCAGTGAGCCGAATAGCAGCGGAATGAGCAGCATTCCATATACGAGTGTTTTTTTAAACCAGCTTTGCGGTAACGGATGTTCACAATCGCATACATCTTGACCATCCGGCCCTCCCACGATTACGTGCCATGCCATCGCCAAGGCGATGAACATGAGTGGCACAGGACAGAGTAAAAGCAGCTTTTGCATGTGCGGAGCCAAGTAGTAATGAAGTGCACTCGTGCGGTGTAATGTGATGATGTATACAGCTAATCCGATCATGAGCAAGGAGCGCATGCCATATTGGCAGCGGATGCTAAAGGTTGAATTCACGTTTGTATTTACCTCCCCAATAACCATTCAGCAGTTATAGAGCCGATCAGAACGAGTAAAATAATGAGCAAGCCCAAGATCACGACAAATTTGGTGCGAAAGGTGCTGAGTAGCATGAGTGTGCCTTTGAAATCAAGCATCGGGCCGAGTACTAGAAAGGCTGCCAGTGGACCCAGTGTAAAGGTATGTGAAAAAGCAGTAGCTACAAAGGCATCGGAGGTGGAGCACAGCGACAGCACATAGGCAAAGCCCATCATAAAGGCGTACGAGCCGGCCGTTCCATTGCTTAAGGAAAGCATTTCATCACGTGGGATAAAGGTTTGGATGCAAGCTGTCAATAATGCACCGATAATGAGATATTTACTCATGTCCAAAAACTCATCGCCAGCATGTACAAAAAATCCCCGCCATGTGCGGTTATGCTGATGAATCTGATTGTTCTGCTTTTGCTGGTTAAAAGAGAGCAACGACCGTTTGAGCGGATGCACACGCACAAAGGCATATACGATCAATCCGATGGTCGCGGAAACGACAAAGGCCAAACCCATTCGGACGACAGTGACCTCAGGGTGGGAAGGGAAAGCCATCATCGTGGCAGCCAGTACTACGGGATTGATAATAGGTCCGCTTAAGATAAAAGTGATGCCCATATAGGCAGGCATTCCCTTGAGCATTAATTGGCGAACGACAGGGATCATGCCGCACTCACAGATGGGAAACAGCATACCTAGCAAGGAGGCGAGCAGGACACCCGGCACAGGATGCGCAGGCGCTATTTTGCGAATCCATGTCTCCGGTACAAGCCACTGCAAAAGGGATGAGATAAGTACACCGATCAGGAGAAACGGAACAGCCTCCAGAAAAATACCCATAAATACCGTCTTTAATGACTGCAGCTGCCCCATACCTAACAAACGAAGCCACTGAGGAGATAGCGTAATAAGCACAGGGATGAGAAAGGCAAACGGAATCATAAAAGGCAGCATCTTCAACAGCGTACTGTTTTTCATTCCACATCTCCTTGGGAATAAGGATTCTTATCTACATCCTATGCCTGTGTTGGGACAATCATGCCGCAGGATTATGATTGAATCACCTCCTATATTGACAATTCAAAGCATGGTCATATATATTTATGTTTGTTAATGGTAATTATTACGATTAAAAATCGTCAAATGATTGCAAGAAGAAAACTTTTACGGTACGATCCATATTAGTGCTGTAAAGACAAGGAGGATTATATGATACCGATTGTTGTTTTATCCGGATTTTTGGGCAGCGGGAAAACAACTCTTCTTCAGCATGCGCTGGCTTACTACAAGGAGCAGGGTCTCAAGCCAGCTATTTTGATGAATGAGTTGGGTGATGTTAATCTGGACGGCAGTTTGGTGAACGACCAAGCCCCCATGAAGGAAATGCTCAGTGGCTGTATATGCTGTACCATTCGCGGGGATTTGGGCGTCGAGCTCATGAATCTTGCCGAGGAATATAAGCCGGATGTGATTATTGTAGAATGTACCGGAGTGGCTAATCCAATGGAGATTGTAGATGCAGTGACAGATGCCTCCATATATTCTTCTATGGTTTTACAATCTGTTATCACGGTCATGGACGCGCGTCAATTTCTGGATTTTTCCTTGGGTAGTGAGAGAAGCAAGTCGTTTCGTTTGATGCAGGATCAGCTACGGTGTGCTTCCAAACTGATTATTAACAAGACTGATTTATTGGCTGCGGGAGAATTGCAGAAAGTGCAGGCCTTTGTAAAAGAATTAAATCCTTATGCTTTGACTGTAAGCACGGAGCGGAGTGACGTAGACCCGGTTACCTTTTTCTCCATTCAAGGAGAGAAACGGATGGAAATTTCGCGGCAAAAGGAGTCCACAGTCGATATCGGGAATGATCATCATTATGCAGAAGATCGTCTTCACACGTATGGTCATGATGACCATACAGACCATCATCCTCATGACTGTCAAGAGCCTGAGCACCACGACCATGACCATGACCACAAACACGGAGAGCATTATCATTCCTACGACCATGTAGTTGTTCATACGCATTTTTTTGGACAACCTGTGTCACGATTCGAGTTTGAACAGTTGTTCCGCAGTTTGCCTGCTGAAATTTACCGGGCCAAAGGAATTGTCCGGTTCTTGGAATCGGAGGGGCAGATGATGTTCCAATTTGCCTATCGTGAGCTGGAAATCATTCCAATTCGACCGCAAAAGCCAGTGAACGATGTTGCGGTTATTATGGGCGAGAATTTCTCTGCTTCTGAGATCGAGGAACGATTGAAAAGGCTGGAAGCGGCTGCAAAGCCACTGGCTAGTTCATGATTTCGAGAACAAGCAGCGATTATTCATCCAAGGCTAATTCTCGAGCTGATCTAGCAGGGAAGCCTCCATGGAGATTTACAACAATTCTGCTGCTGTTAACTGCTGGGCTTGTGCTGTCAGTTACACTCGCAGTCATGCTGGGGCCTGTGGCTGTCGCTCCAGGGACAGTATGGCGAATTGCGCTGTCCCACTTGCCCTGGCTGGATCAGTGGGTACCCATGACATGGACCAAACCGGAGCAATATATCGTCTGGGAAATTCGCTTTCCGCGTGTGCTGCTAGGTGTTGTCGTGGGAGCAGGGCTTGCTGTTACCGGAGCGGCTATACAGGCATTAATTCGCAATTCGTTAGCGGACCCCTATATTCTAGGAGTCTCGTCGGGGGCTTCAGTGACAGCGACGTTAGTTATTGTGTTTGGAGCTTTTGGATTTTTGGGACGACTTGCACTGCCCCTATCTGCTTTTATAGGCTCCTTAGCTGCAATGCTCATGGTGTTCGCGTTGGCTCGTGTGGCCGGGCGTATATCGACGACCCGCTTGCTGTTGGCAGGGGTAGCGGTATCTATGATGCTGTCGGCTGTGACTAGCTTTATCGTTACGATGGCCCCGAATGAAAAAGGCATCCGTGACGCGATGTATTGGATGATGGGAAGTCTGGCAGGCGCTCAATGGGATACGCTTTTTATTCCAAGCCTCATTATAACCGTTGGAACGGCCGTCCTTTTAACCCGATACCGTTCACTGAATGCTTTGCTAACGGGGGAAGAAGCCGCCGTAACGCTCGGTGTGAACGTGCAGGCGTTCCGTGTATTATTGGTTGTTGTCGCTTCCCTTTTAACCGGGGCAGTCGTATCAGTTAGTGGCTCAATTGGCTTTGTCGGGCTTATGATTCCACACATCGTTAGGCTAATAGTGGGATCGGATCATCGACGTGTCCTGCCTGTCAGCCTGCTTCTGGGAGCTATCTTTGTCGTGTGGGCAGACGTATGTGCTCGGCTCGTGCTTGCTCCGCAGGAACTGCCGATTGGTATTGTAACGGCTGTATGCGGTGGACCCTTTTTTGTATGGCTGCTGCGGCGCAGCTCCTACTCGTTTGGAGGCGAAAAATGAATATAGAAGTCGAATGCGTGACCTTCAGTATTCACGATAAACGATTGATCGACGGTATCAGTCTCAAGGTGAGAACGGGAGAGCTGGTCGGGCTGATCGGTCCCAATGGCAGCGGCAAATCGACGTTGCTTAAGAATATGTATCGTGTGTTAAGACCTGATAGTGGTTTGGTGACGCTGGATGGCCAGGATTTACTACGGATGAAGTACAAAGAGACGGCACGACAAATGGCAGTGGTAAGTCAGGATGCGCCCCAAACGTTTGATTTTTCAGTACGGGACATCGTCCTGATGGGCCGCCATCCTCATAAGAAGCTGCTGGAAGCAGATACCGTCTTCGATCATGAACTGGTTGAGCAGGCGCTGGAGCGGGTAGGCATGAATGCTCAAGCGGATCAGGGGTTTGCTACTCTGTCGGGCGGTGAAAAGCAACGGGTATTGATCGCCAGAGCTTTGGCCGGACAGGCAAAATTTCTCATTTTAGACGAGCCGACGAATCATCTCGATATCCGGTATCAGCTGCAAATTCTCGATTTGGTCAAAACACTTCAGATCACTGCTTTAGCTGCACTGCATGATTTAAATTTGGCGGCATGTTATTGTGACCGATTGTATGTATTAAAAGAAGGCAAGGTGGTAGCCTCCGGCATAACAGAGAATGTGCTTCAGCCTGACCTGCTGCGCAGTGTATTTGGGGTGGAAACAGAAATTCGCATTCATCCGAAAACCGGGAAACCGAGTATTACCTTTTTACCGGATTCTCTCAGAGGTGGAGCCATCCACGACATTAGAAATGGTGATCCGATGAAGTCAGTTAAACTGTGAATGATAGAGGAGACGGTACATATGAATAAATATAGCAAACCCGCATTGCCGCTGGTTATGCTTGCTTTTGCGATGATGCTGTTGTTATCGGCCTGCACAGCAGGAAACACGGCTCAAACCACAAATTCATCTGCAAACGGGCAGCAACCTGATGCATCGCAATCAACGGCCCAAGAGAAGGCAGTAGAGATTGAGAATATGGGTGTAAAAATGGTATTTCCCGAAGCGCCCAAACGCGCGGTTACATTGAACCAGCATGCGACAGAAGTTATGCTGGCCCTTGGGCTGGAATCTTCTATGGTAGGAACTGCATATTTGGATGATCAGATTTTGCCTAAATATAAGAATCAATATGAAAAAATCCCGGTTCTGGCCAAACAATATCCGTCCAAAGAGGTGTTTATGGCTGCTGCACCGGATTTTGCCTACGCGGGCTGGAAGAGTGCCTTTAATGATAAAAATCTGGGTTCCCGTGAGGAGCTTGCCCAACAGGGCGTGCAAACCTATGTACAGGAATCCTCCAATAAGCCGGGTCCTATACTAGAAGATGTATATCGGGATATACTAAATATTGGACGTATTTTCCGGGTTGAGGAGCGTGCAGAAAAACTTGTAAATGACATTCGTGCACAAGTGCAGTCCATTCAGACTCAAATTGGTACGGTTGAACAGGCACCCAAGGTTTTTGTCTATGACAGCGGCGAAGACAAGCCA contains these protein-coding regions:
- a CDS encoding CobW family GTP-binding protein produces the protein MMNKVPVILISGFLGSGKTTLLLRLLAHTRQIPLRAAVLMNEMGEYDVDSAIISEEMPDVTVEGLLEGCICCSKRNELAGALHTLLIQKPDVIFMETTGVANPEQVLEELRSPLLADRLYLVHSISVVDAVLFHEYNSRFTADKELVRTLHGQLRSADFIVVNKTDVASSREVAKVVKNIRKLNNTAKLQTTEYSRVDLGPLLEPVLTSVMLDPKPVQVFQHTSAQVQPNDAEASPIPIPTKDNERPSSTFKNTAFKVISAHPHNHSHDRNRPPSFSRLESLTLHQYSPRPLDKQRLEDFLTGLGSSLLRAKGYCVLPYEGTMLLQFSGSHLEWQPTALPVSQGYVTLIGEQLDKASITDQWEQCFVSL
- a CDS encoding TIGR03943 family putative permease subunit, which encodes MNSTFSIRCQYGMRSLLMIGLAVYIITLHRTSALHYYLAPHMQKLLLLCPVPLMFIALAMAWHVIVGGPDGQDVCDCEHPLPQSWFKKTLVYGMLLIPLLFGSLLPNQALGSDMAAQKGMSFTYPNPDIRRKTDIQNTNTPTSSLVSTTSFTPTSLPLRGKWSQEALDKLFVPPDEYNVEFAELAKRLYQQPVIQIHPEIFSETIGAIELYKHAFQGKKVQMTGFVYKDDNLPGKGLFAVGRFLVMCCTADAMPFGIIVQSQNPPSFDKDTWVTIEGTLHATQKGNTPVLEIRSNKITTVKQPESPYVYTQADSVATYDRLNAAN
- a CDS encoding permease; amino-acid sequence: MKNSTLLKMLPFMIPFAFLIPVLITLSPQWLRLLGMGQLQSLKTVFMGIFLEAVPFLLIGVLISSLLQWLVPETWIRKIAPAHPVPGVLLASLLGMLFPICECGMIPVVRQLMLKGMPAYMGITFILSGPIINPVVLAATMMAFPSHPEVTVVRMGLAFVVSATIGLIVYAFVRVHPLKRSLLSFNQQKQNNQIHQHNRTWRGFFVHAGDEFLDMSKYLIIGALLTACIQTFIPRDEMLSLSNGTAGSYAFMMGFAYVLSLCSTSDAFVATAFSHTFTLGPLAAFLVLGPMLDFKGTLMLLSTFRTKFVVILGLLIILLVLIGSITAEWLLGR
- a CDS encoding CobW family GTP-binding protein yields the protein MIPIVVLSGFLGSGKTTLLQHALAYYKEQGLKPAILMNELGDVNLDGSLVNDQAPMKEMLSGCICCTIRGDLGVELMNLAEEYKPDVIIVECTGVANPMEIVDAVTDASIYSSMVLQSVITVMDARQFLDFSLGSERSKSFRLMQDQLRCASKLIINKTDLLAAGELQKVQAFVKELNPYALTVSTERSDVDPVTFFSIQGEKRMEISRQKESTVDIGNDHHYAEDRLHTYGHDDHTDHHPHDCQEPEHHDHDHDHKHGEHYHSYDHVVVHTHFFGQPVSRFEFEQLFRSLPAEIYRAKGIVRFLESEGQMMFQFAYRELEIIPIRPQKPVNDVAVIMGENFSASEIEERLKRLEAAAKPLASS
- a CDS encoding FecCD family ABC transporter permease; amino-acid sequence: MISRTSSDYSSKANSRADLAGKPPWRFTTILLLLTAGLVLSVTLAVMLGPVAVAPGTVWRIALSHLPWLDQWVPMTWTKPEQYIVWEIRFPRVLLGVVVGAGLAVTGAAIQALIRNSLADPYILGVSSGASVTATLVIVFGAFGFLGRLALPLSAFIGSLAAMLMVFALARVAGRISTTRLLLAGVAVSMMLSAVTSFIVTMAPNEKGIRDAMYWMMGSLAGAQWDTLFIPSLIITVGTAVLLTRYRSLNALLTGEEAAVTLGVNVQAFRVLLVVVASLLTGAVVSVSGSIGFVGLMIPHIVRLIVGSDHRRVLPVSLLLGAIFVVWADVCARLVLAPQELPIGIVTAVCGGPFFVWLLRRSSYSFGGEK
- a CDS encoding ABC transporter ATP-binding protein, with protein sequence MNIEVECVTFSIHDKRLIDGISLKVRTGELVGLIGPNGSGKSTLLKNMYRVLRPDSGLVTLDGQDLLRMKYKETARQMAVVSQDAPQTFDFSVRDIVLMGRHPHKKLLEADTVFDHELVEQALERVGMNAQADQGFATLSGGEKQRVLIARALAGQAKFLILDEPTNHLDIRYQLQILDLVKTLQITALAALHDLNLAACYCDRLYVLKEGKVVASGITENVLQPDLLRSVFGVETEIRIHPKTGKPSITFLPDSLRGGAIHDIRNGDPMKSVKL
- a CDS encoding ABC transporter substrate-binding protein, translating into MNKYSKPALPLVMLAFAMMLLLSACTAGNTAQTTNSSANGQQPDASQSTAQEKAVEIENMGVKMVFPEAPKRAVTLNQHATEVMLALGLESSMVGTAYLDDQILPKYKNQYEKIPVLAKQYPSKEVFMAAAPDFAYAGWKSAFNDKNLGSREELAQQGVQTYVQESSNKPGPILEDVYRDILNIGRIFRVEERAEKLVNDIRAQVQSIQTQIGTVEQAPKVFVYDSGEDKPFTAANNYLTSLIKSVKAKNIFDDIHKSFTEVSWEEVVNRNPDVIIILDYGDTSLADKEKLLLSKPALAGVEAIKNKRFVVLPLSAAAEGVRAPIALKTLAVGLYPDKVK